In Nematostella vectensis chromosome 2, jaNemVect1.1, whole genome shotgun sequence, one genomic interval encodes:
- the LOC116620846 gene encoding uncharacterized protein LOC116620846 isoform X2, with the protein MGSSMLYTGKVGLGVRGFEEASTASHTKKMADKGDVSIDYIIKNCAAFKNGGCPYKDERLKGLAGKCPMFRDSKGNFICPFKERAANTYELRALMLEMKEKCPAKAAYSKFFQALMEINEKTAKKIGHCPYHQKGCKVNNIPVFDHSVAK; encoded by the exons ATGGGATCTTCCATGCTATACACAGGAAAAGTAGG ATTGGGCGTCAGAGGTTTCGAAGAAGCATCGACAGCATCACATACAAAGAAAATGGCCGACAAA ggagACGTATCTATCGATTATATCATAAAAAACTGCGCCGCTTTCAAAAATGGCGGCTGCCCTTACAAGGACGAGCGTCTGAAAGGCTTGGCTGGCAAATGCCCCATGTTCCGCGACAGCAAAGGGAACTTCATTTGCCCTTTTAAGGAGCGCGCTGCTAACACATACGAATTGCGTGCTTTGATGTTGGAGATGAAGGAGAAATGTCCCGCGAAAGCCGCTTACTCCAAGTTCTTCCAG GCTCTGATGGAAATCAACGAGAAAACGGCCAAGAAAATTGGTCATTGTCCCTACCACCAGAAGGGCTGCAAAGTCAATAACATCCCTGTCTTTGACCACTCAGTTGCAAAGTGA
- the LOC116620846 gene encoding uncharacterized protein LOC116620846 isoform X1, which yields MRSTFPDSALSPSNQISNNWFVRRPKEKSRLRLGVRGFEEASTASHTKKMADKGDVSIDYIIKNCAAFKNGGCPYKDERLKGLAGKCPMFRDSKGNFICPFKERAANTYELRALMLEMKEKCPAKAAYSKFFQALMEINEKTAKKIGHCPYHQKGCKVNNIPVFDHSVAK from the exons ATGAGGTCCACTTTTCCAGATTCCGCATTGTCGCCGTCCAATCAGATATCAAATAATTGGTTTGTGAGACGCCCTAAAGAGAAAAGCAGGCTGAG ATTGGGCGTCAGAGGTTTCGAAGAAGCATCGACAGCATCACATACAAAGAAAATGGCCGACAAA ggagACGTATCTATCGATTATATCATAAAAAACTGCGCCGCTTTCAAAAATGGCGGCTGCCCTTACAAGGACGAGCGTCTGAAAGGCTTGGCTGGCAAATGCCCCATGTTCCGCGACAGCAAAGGGAACTTCATTTGCCCTTTTAAGGAGCGCGCTGCTAACACATACGAATTGCGTGCTTTGATGTTGGAGATGAAGGAGAAATGTCCCGCGAAAGCCGCTTACTCCAAGTTCTTCCAG GCTCTGATGGAAATCAACGAGAAAACGGCCAAGAAAATTGGTCATTGTCCCTACCACCAGAAGGGCTGCAAAGTCAATAACATCCCTGTCTTTGACCACTCAGTTGCAAAGTGA
- the LOC116620858 gene encoding uncharacterized protein LOC116620858 isoform X2 — protein sequence MSTNSSQSPKAMSIRRIQMRRNDTGSLSRESSFSSTELSVSRNSSFSSFSSRATSSSEGCCETEDSSVSRSSSTATSSSKKANGLLLSLGTTLKHPEGHHKSSKISILREQLRNSQRSNDYEDMTNTQNKGEVNKSSNLSLQDFVVTANRISSALQHETYVAARQRSKSDCSHREIVKTEDTKFFVGLQDTLWQPDLSYSLANNQNARPLSMERHNIRRELEQTRCDRGRMRLERDALKKERDILRRDKEELHQELYNRSNVIRHLQEHLTMALIPVPPTITLDALKLTTNHPLTAGQKQRLRSKSETRVPEFYLPRDKNNSYTFL from the exons ATGAGCACAAACAGTTCACAAAGTCCTAAAGCAATGTCTATTAGAAGGATTCAAATGAGGCGAAACGACACAGGCTCTCTGAGCAGAGAATCAAGCTTCAGTTCTACTGAACTGTCTGTAAGTAGAAACAGCAGTTTTTCCAGCTTTTCAAGCCGAGCGACAAGCAGTAGTGAGGGATGTTGCGAAACGGAAGATTCATCAGTGTCCAGATCAAGTTCGACTGCCACGTCGTCTTCCAAGAAAGCCAATGGATTATTGTTATCTCTTGGAACAACACTCAAACACCCAGAAGGTCACCACAAATCTTCAAAGATCAGCATTCTAAGGGAACAACTGAGGAATTCGCAGAGGTCAAACGATTACGAGGACATGACTaatacacaaaacaaaggcgAGGTGAACAAATCATCCAACTTGTCGCTTCAAGACTTTGTTGTAACAGCAAATCGCATAAGCTCAGCATTACAACACGAAACATATGTAGCGGCCAGACAGCGCTCCAAATCCGACTGCAGCCACAGGGAAATTGTCAAGACAGAAGATACAAAGTTCTTTGTCGGACTTCAGGACACTTTGTGGCAACCAGATCTCTCCTACTCGCTCGCAAACAACCAAAATGCCCGCCCGCTATCGATG GAGAGACATAATATTCGTAGAGAGCTTGAACAAACAAGATGCGACCGTGGCCGGATGAGACTCGAGCGTGACGCACTTAAGAAAGAGCGTGACATTCTACGGCGTGACAAAGAAGAATTGCATCAAGAACTCTATAACAGGAGCAACGTTATACGGCATCTTCAGGAGCACCTG ACTATGGCCTTGATTCCAGTCCCCCCTACCATTACTTTGGACGCTTTGAAGCTCACTACCAATCACCCACTAACCGCTGGACAGAAACAACGCCTGCGATCCAAATCTGAAACACGCGTCCCAGAATTTTATTTACCTCGGGATAAGAATAATTCGTATACATTTTTATAG
- the LOC116620858 gene encoding uncharacterized protein LOC116620858 isoform X1, producing MSTNSSQSPKAMSIRRIQMRRNDTGSLSRESSFSSTELSVSRNSSFSSFSSRATSSSEGCCETEDSSVSRSSSTATSSSKKANGLLLSLGTTLKHPEGHHKSSKISILREQLRNSQRSNDYEDMTNTQNKGEVNKSSNLSLQDFVVTANRISSALQHETYVAARQRSKSDCSHREIVKTEDTKFFVGLQDTLWQPDLSYSLANNQNARPLSMENSSQRIAELEKQVHLLIKERHNIRRELEQTRCDRGRMRLERDALKKERDILRRDKEELHQELYNRSNVIRHLQEHLTMALIPVPPTITLDALKLTTNHPLTAGQKQRLRSKSETRVPEFYLPRDKNNSYTFL from the exons ATGAGCACAAACAGTTCACAAAGTCCTAAAGCAATGTCTATTAGAAGGATTCAAATGAGGCGAAACGACACAGGCTCTCTGAGCAGAGAATCAAGCTTCAGTTCTACTGAACTGTCTGTAAGTAGAAACAGCAGTTTTTCCAGCTTTTCAAGCCGAGCGACAAGCAGTAGTGAGGGATGTTGCGAAACGGAAGATTCATCAGTGTCCAGATCAAGTTCGACTGCCACGTCGTCTTCCAAGAAAGCCAATGGATTATTGTTATCTCTTGGAACAACACTCAAACACCCAGAAGGTCACCACAAATCTTCAAAGATCAGCATTCTAAGGGAACAACTGAGGAATTCGCAGAGGTCAAACGATTACGAGGACATGACTaatacacaaaacaaaggcgAGGTGAACAAATCATCCAACTTGTCGCTTCAAGACTTTGTTGTAACAGCAAATCGCATAAGCTCAGCATTACAACACGAAACATATGTAGCGGCCAGACAGCGCTCCAAATCCGACTGCAGCCACAGGGAAATTGTCAAGACAGAAGATACAAAGTTCTTTGTCGGACTTCAGGACACTTTGTGGCAACCAGATCTCTCCTACTCGCTCGCAAACAACCAAAATGCCCGCCCGCTATCGATG GAAAATTCCTCACAAAGAATTGCCGAGCTCGAGAAACAAGTCCATTTACTGATAAAG GAGAGACATAATATTCGTAGAGAGCTTGAACAAACAAGATGCGACCGTGGCCGGATGAGACTCGAGCGTGACGCACTTAAGAAAGAGCGTGACATTCTACGGCGTGACAAAGAAGAATTGCATCAAGAACTCTATAACAGGAGCAACGTTATACGGCATCTTCAGGAGCACCTG ACTATGGCCTTGATTCCAGTCCCCCCTACCATTACTTTGGACGCTTTGAAGCTCACTACCAATCACCCACTAACCGCTGGACAGAAACAACGCCTGCGATCCAAATCTGAAACACGCGTCCCAGAATTTTATTTACCTCGGGATAAGAATAATTCGTATACATTTTTATAG